In the genome of Candidatus Saccharibacteria bacterium, one region contains:
- the rpmI gene encoding 50S ribosomal protein L35, translated as MPKQKTHSGTKARIRVTKNGKVMRRHSTGNHFLQKKSAARKRRFAGVEQLIGTQAKNIKKRLGV; from the coding sequence GAAAACGCATAGTGGTACAAAAGCAAGAATACGTGTAACCAAGAACGGCAAAGTTATGCGTCGCCACTCAACCGGAAACCACTTTCTACAGAAGAAGAGTGCCGCTAGAAAACGTCGTTTTGCTGGCGTAGAGCAACTTATCGGCACACAAGCCAAGAATATTAAGAAAAGACTGGGAGTTTAG
- the rplT gene encoding 50S ribosomal protein L20 produces the protein MRVKRGVTTNRKHKKIRQATKGMSRTNRVSVRRGKQAITRSLHNAYRDRRNRKRTFRQLWNIRINAAARENSTTYSRLIAGMKKADVNIDRKMLAELAVNEPKAFTEVVKTAQK, from the coding sequence ATGCGCGTTAAAAGAGGCGTTACTACAAACCGTAAGCATAAAAAGATCCGCCAAGCAACAAAGGGCATGTCACGTACAAACCGCGTAAGTGTTCGTCGCGGTAAACAAGCTATTACCCGCTCATTGCATAACGCTTACCGAGATCGCCGTAATCGCAAACGTACTTTCCGTCAATTATGGAATATACGCATTAACGCAGCTGCACGAGAGAACAGCACAACCTACAGCCGGTTAATCGCCGGTATGAAAAAGGCTGACGTGAACATCGACCGCAAGATGTTAGCTGAGCTTGCTGTAAACGAGCCTAAAGCTTTCACTGAAGTCGTCAAAACGGCACAGAAGTAA
- a CDS encoding transcriptional regulator, translating into MIEQLFGSKTRVKLLQLFYSNPNRSFYVREITRKIDEQINSVRRELSNLLSIGIISSDTNNNRLYYEVNQDFEHHKSLSKIFGGSNDGVVNEDKPEESDEAQAYKTLGNVDLVIYTGQFTRDQLSGVDLLLVGDVNQTKLNKFIAELENKEGKELNYTVMPKSEFQYRRQINDRFLTTLLGSKHQVVLDRHNMLTPKEPKSKKSKE; encoded by the coding sequence ATGATTGAGCAATTGTTTGGGTCAAAGACACGGGTAAAGCTGTTGCAGCTTTTTTATAGTAATCCAAATCGGTCATTCTATGTACGGGAAATTACTCGCAAAATCGACGAACAAATAAACTCTGTACGCCGCGAGCTTTCTAATCTGTTAAGCATCGGCATCATATCTTCGGATACTAACAACAATCGGCTTTATTATGAGGTAAACCAAGATTTCGAGCACCATAAGTCGTTGTCTAAAATTTTTGGTGGCAGTAATGATGGTGTAGTCAATGAAGACAAGCCTGAAGAAAGCGATGAGGCTCAGGCATATAAGACACTTGGGAACGTTGATTTGGTAATATACACAGGGCAATTTACGCGTGATCAGTTGAGTGGTGTGGATTTGCTATTAGTTGGTGATGTAAATCAAACGAAACTCAACAAGTTTATAGCCGAACTTGAAAACAAAGAAGGCAAGGAACTGAACTATACCGTTATGCCAAAAAGTGAATTCCAATACCGTCGGCAAATAAATGATAGATTTTTAACAACCCTACTAGGGTCAAAGCACCAGGTTGTACTAGATAGACACAACATGCTTACACCTAAAGAACCTAAAAGCAAAAAAAGTAAGGAGTAA
- a CDS encoding site-2 protease family protein: MVEFISSPAGIAVIIGTILVSLTLHEAMHAFTAHWLGDDTAYLQGRLTLNPLKHIDPFLTIGMPVLLALMGAPVLGAAKPVPFNPFRVRFEEYGAALVAIAGPLTNLVLAIAAAFIFRAVGPMLPEILLMGLLTFIIVNIGFFVFNMIPFPPLDGSRALYAVAPEPVQKFMTQIESFGLFGFFIFFFLGFPYIAPLLGTWIDTIYRLLLGA, from the coding sequence ATGGTTGAATTTATTAGCAGTCCGGCTGGCATAGCCGTTATTATTGGCACAATACTGGTTTCATTGACATTGCATGAAGCAATGCACGCATTTACAGCACATTGGCTGGGTGATGACACGGCTTATTTACAGGGTAGATTAACCCTAAATCCGCTCAAGCATATAGATCCGTTTTTAACAATTGGCATGCCAGTACTTTTAGCGTTGATGGGTGCGCCGGTTTTAGGTGCGGCTAAGCCAGTTCCATTTAACCCGTTTCGAGTACGATTTGAAGAGTATGGCGCAGCACTGGTTGCTATAGCAGGACCATTGACGAATCTGGTGCTTGCTATAGCTGCGGCGTTTATCTTTCGTGCTGTTGGGCCGATGCTGCCAGAGATATTATTGATGGGACTTCTGACATTTATTATCGTAAACATCGGTTTCTTTGTATTTAATATGATTCCGTTTCCACCACTTGATGGGTCGAGAGCATTGTACGCCGTTGCGCCAGAACCAGTGCAAAAATTTATGACTCAGATTGAGTCATTCGGGCTATTCGGATTTTTTATATTCTTTTTCCTGGGCTTTCCGTATATCGCGCCGCTTTTGGGTACGTGGATCGATACGATTTATAGGCTTTTACTCGGCGCGTAG
- a CDS encoding 4a-hydroxytetrahydrobiopterin dehydratase, whose product MKWQETNNQLYKEFKFKDFNEAFSFMQAVAEEAEKQQHHPRWENEWNKVKIWLSTHEAEGKVTDKDKSLAKAIDLVADGGKKSSSKPKTHKHIKMYSDGGSRGNPGPSASGYVLLDLDDTVIKKSGEYLGITTNNQAEYQSLKLGLEEALKLGAQEIDAYMDSMLVVNQMKGIFKVKNRDLWPIHEAIKKLVEQFKSVTFTHVPRKLNKLADSEVNEVLDAESKK is encoded by the coding sequence ATGAAATGGCAAGAAACAAACAACCAGCTATATAAAGAGTTTAAGTTTAAAGATTTTAACGAAGCTTTTAGTTTTATGCAGGCGGTAGCAGAAGAGGCAGAAAAACAGCAACACCATCCAAGATGGGAGAATGAGTGGAATAAGGTGAAAATTTGGCTTAGTACCCACGAGGCCGAAGGTAAGGTGACAGATAAAGATAAAAGTCTAGCCAAAGCCATTGACTTGGTGGCTGATGGGGGCAAAAAAAGTTCCAGTAAACCCAAGACGCATAAGCACATAAAAATGTATTCTGATGGTGGTTCTCGCGGGAATCCTGGCCCATCAGCATCCGGTTATGTACTACTTGATTTAGACGATACGGTCATAAAGAAAAGTGGTGAATATCTTGGCATAACTACCAACAATCAAGCGGAATATCAGTCTCTTAAACTGGGGCTTGAAGAAGCGCTAAAACTTGGGGCTCAAGAAATTGACGCCTATATGGACAGCATGCTTGTTGTTAATCAGATGAAGGGTATTTTTAAGGTTAAAAACCGGGACTTATGGCCAATTCACGAAGCGATAAAAAAGCTGGTTGAACAGTTTAAAAGCGTTACTTTTACACATGTACCTCGTAAGCTAAATAAGTTAGCAGATTCTGAAGTGAATGAGGTTCTCGACGCTGAATCTAAGAAGTAG
- the miaA gene encoding tRNA (adenosine(37)-N6)-dimethylallyltransferase MiaA, whose translation MSDFKERVEALVAEIPKGRVMTYGQIAALAGNARAARIVGGIAHFGNPDLPWQRVVNKSGGLANGYPGGKSGHKQVLEAEGIAVDENYRVDVERLLWRPKQQDSKNPSSILQPPTSKLPLVVIVGPTASGKSALAIELAKKFGGEIIAADSWTVRREVNIGTAKPSQEEQSQVKHHLLDIVNPCDDFTAAVFKDLALEAIEDIGSRGKLPIMVGGTGLYVDGVLFDYGFLPEGDREARQELNALSLKELLRRIESKGLDTDGIDTQNKRRLIRLLETGGAKPTRHDIRSNTLILGVKLPHEMLRKRITARVDAMIEAGLEPEVRELSKKYGWECEALKGIGYQEWREYFCDNQSLADTKMRIVKDTLQLAKRQNTWFKRNKSIHWIHDPSSGVDIVTTFLNKTPA comes from the coding sequence TTCCTAAAGGGCGGGTGATGACATACGGGCAGATTGCGGCACTGGCTGGGAATGCCCGGGCAGCTAGGATTGTCGGCGGTATTGCGCACTTTGGCAATCCGGATTTGCCATGGCAGCGGGTGGTCAACAAGAGTGGCGGTCTGGCCAATGGTTATCCGGGTGGCAAATCTGGGCATAAGCAGGTGCTTGAAGCTGAGGGTATTGCAGTTGATGAAAATTACCGGGTGGATGTAGAAAGGCTTTTATGGAGACCTAAGCAACAAGATAGCAAAAATCCATCCTCCATCCTCCAACCTCCAACCTCCAAATTACCACTTGTTGTAATTGTCGGGCCTACTGCCAGCGGTAAGTCGGCGCTGGCTATTGAACTCGCCAAGAAGTTTGGTGGCGAAATCATCGCAGCAGATTCCTGGACTGTGAGGCGAGAAGTGAACATTGGTACCGCCAAGCCAAGCCAAGAAGAGCAGTCACAAGTCAAACATCACTTACTAGATATTGTGAATCCGTGCGATGACTTTACTGCAGCAGTGTTTAAAGATTTAGCACTCGAGGCTATTGAAGACATAGGATCCAGGGGTAAACTGCCAATTATGGTAGGCGGTACAGGGCTATATGTAGATGGCGTTCTTTTTGACTACGGCTTTTTACCAGAAGGCGACAGGGAGGCTCGGCAAGAGCTCAATGCTCTTAGCCTTAAGGAATTGCTAAGACGCATAGAATCCAAAGGCTTAGACACTGATGGAATCGACACCCAAAATAAACGTCGCTTGATACGTCTGCTAGAGACCGGCGGTGCAAAACCAACAAGACACGACATACGATCGAACACGCTGATACTTGGCGTAAAATTGCCCCATGAAATGCTCCGAAAAAGAATAACAGCCCGCGTTGATGCGATGATTGAAGCAGGGCTTGAGCCAGAGGTGAGGGAGTTGTCCAAAAAATACGGCTGGGAGTGCGAGGCTCTGAAGGGAATTGGGTACCAGGAGTGGCGTGAGTACTTTTGCGACAACCAAAGTTTGGCGGATACCAAGATGAGAATCGTAAAAGATACCCTCCAACTAGCCAAGCGGCAGAACACATGGTTCAAGCGTAACAAAAGTATTCACTGGATACACGACCCCAGTTCTGGTGTAGATATTGTCACAACGTTTTTGAACAAAACACCTGCATAA
- the rpmB gene encoding 50S ribosomal protein L28, translated as MQRCELTGKGKQFGHNVSFSQRHTKKVWKPNLQTKTVEVDGKKVKMKLSTQAIRTLKKQGVIAK; from the coding sequence ATGCAACGATGTGAATTAACCGGTAAAGGTAAGCAGTTTGGTCATAACGTTAGCTTTTCGCAACGTCATACCAAGAAAGTCTGGAAACCAAATCTCCAAACTAAGACTGTTGAAGTTGATGGCAAAAAAGTCAAAATGAAGCTTAGTACTCAAGCTATCAGAACACTAAAGAAACAAGGTGTCATAGCAAAATAG
- a CDS encoding MBL fold metallo-hydrolase codes for MDIQYYGANCVRLSTKKSSVIVDDNLAELGLKSVTKSDDIALFTTVHAPSKVAKLEIDTPGEYEASGVSIRGIAARAHIDEEGQRNATIYKIIIGDIRIAVVGHVHPDLSEDQLETLGTVDVAIVPVGGAGYTLDPIGAVKVIKKISPKLVIPTHYADKAIDYPVPQVELEEAIKGLSMEPNEPVDTLKLKTSEFTDTVQLAVLNRR; via the coding sequence ATGGATATTCAATATTATGGTGCAAACTGTGTTCGCTTATCAACTAAAAAATCATCGGTCATCGTTGATGATAATCTCGCAGAGCTGGGCTTAAAAAGCGTTACCAAATCAGATGATATTGCATTGTTCACTACTGTTCATGCACCTAGTAAAGTGGCGAAGTTAGAGATTGATACCCCCGGTGAATACGAAGCATCAGGTGTCTCTATTCGGGGCATTGCTGCGCGAGCGCACATTGACGAAGAAGGTCAACGCAATGCAACCATATACAAAATAATCATCGGCGATATAAGAATTGCGGTTGTTGGGCATGTACACCCTGATTTGAGTGAAGATCAATTAGAAACGCTGGGTACGGTAGATGTTGCTATTGTGCCGGTCGGGGGTGCTGGCTATACACTTGATCCTATTGGTGCTGTTAAAGTTATTAAAAAAATTAGCCCTAAGCTTGTAATACCTACCCATTATGCTGATAAAGCAATAGACTACCCAGTACCTCAAGTTGAGCTTGAAGAAGCTATTAAAGGCCTTTCTATGGAGCCTAATGAGCCAGTCGACACTCTAAAGCTGAAAACCAGTGAGTTTACAGATACTGTGCAGCTTGCTGTATTAAATCGACGATAG